Genomic window (Pseudanabaena sp. BC1403):
CAATCAACCATTGATGGTATCGCTGTCGGTAGCATTATTGCTCTTGCCGCAGTCGGGTTAACGCTTACCTATGGCATCTTACGCCTTGCTAACTTTGCACATGGTGACATTCTCACCTTAGGCGCATACCTTTCATTTCTCGCCAATACCACGCTCAAGCTCAATATTGTGGCATCGATCGCATTTGGCAGTATTATATCCATCGTTTTAGTCTTAATTTGCGAAAAAATCCTCTGGCAACCGTTACGTGCCAAAAAAGCCACCTCAACTACGATGATGATCGTCTCGATTGGATTGGCATTGGTGATTCGTAATGCGATCGTTCTAGTTTGGGGCGCAAAACCACAGAAATATGACTTACCAACTTTCCCTGCGATCAAGATTTTCGTCTTAGCAATCACCCAAAATAAAATGGTGGTGATCGTGGCAGCGATCGCAATCATCGCTGGGCTTTACTACTTATTGCAAAATACCAAGATAGGCAAAGCGATGCGAGCAGTAGCGGACAACCCTGAACTTGCTAAAGTCGCGGGGATAAACGTCAATGCCGTAATCATCTCAACATGGGTAATTGCAGGAGGCATGACTGCTTTTGGAGGCAGTATGTATGGCTTAATTACAAATTTGCGCCCGAATATGGGTTGGTTCTTGATTTTGCCCATGTTTGCGGCGGTGATTTTGGGTGGAATCGGTAATCCCTATGGCGCGATCGCAGGAGCGTTAATTGTCGGGATTTCCCAAGAAGTCGCCACCACATGTCCTGCGGCTCTAGGAGAATTACAGAAATACTGCATTGGCACAGAATATAAACTGGGTGTGGGTTTGGTAATTATGATTTTAGTGTTGCTCTTTAAACCGCAAGGTTTATTTAAAGGAACAATATAAAGAAATGTGTAGGGATAATTCATGAATTACCCCTACACATTTTTTGCTTTATTGAATCAATTCACCGAGGCATTCGATCAATTCCCCGACCACAATTGGTTTACTAAGATATCCACTAGCGCCAAGACTGAGGGCTTTCTGACGAGGTCGTCCTAAAAAGGAAAGGATGAACGAGCAGGCAAAGAAGCATTGTAATGATGAATAAAATTCCAAATGGCTCCGATGTGATTTTCTAACTTCTTAGAAAAGGATAAGGTCTTTCTAACTAGTCGTGATACTCGTTGACGTAACGTACAGTTGAATCTCTCAATATAGTTGGTCTTTCCCGTTTCTTTACCGACTGCCCTATGACGTTTACTGGGCAGGACAACTGGATAAGACGAGTAGAAATCAGTGTAAATAACCGCACATTGGCGATAGACACTAGGCAACGATCCCCATAACTTCTTAGCCGATTCGCCAGAGCGATCACCGATGTAACAACCCACAATTTCACGCGTCTCGGCATCTATGGCAAGCCATATCCACTGTCTATTGCCTTTGTTATCCACAAAAGACCAAAATTCATCCATCTGTATGGTCAAACGGTGTTTTGGTTTTGGTTCTACCTCAACCTGTTGAGTTACGTCCTCATATTTATGATTGACGTAACTCTGCAACCATCGTTCAGAGATCTTGAGGACTCTGGCAATTCCAGCTAGTGGGATTTTTTCTAGTAGTAGTTTCTCAAGAAGGTCATAAGTGTCTTGGGTATGCTCTGAAACTCTCTGCCACTGTGGATTTTCTACAAATTGACGACCACAGTCCCGACATTTATAATTTTGTTTTCCATGTCGTGTACTGCCGTTTTTTACCTCGG
Coding sequences:
- a CDS encoding branched-chain amino acid ABC transporter permease, which gives rise to MLEVLQSTIDGIAVGSIIALAAVGLTLTYGILRLANFAHGDILTLGAYLSFLANTTLKLNIVASIAFGSIISIVLVLICEKILWQPLRAKKATSTTMMIVSIGLALVIRNAIVLVWGAKPQKYDLPTFPAIKIFVLAITQNKMVVIVAAIAIIAGLYYLLQNTKIGKAMRAVADNPELAKVAGINVNAVIISTWVIAGGMTAFGGSMYGLITNLRPNMGWFLILPMFAAVILGGIGNPYGAIAGALIVGISQEVATTCPAALGELQKYCIGTEYKLGVGLVIMILVLLFKPQGLFKGTI
- a CDS encoding IS1 family transposase, which translates into the protein MSEAMPSCPSCQSVSEVKNGSTRHGKQNYKCRDCGRQFVENPQWQRVSEHTQDTYDLLEKLLLEKIPLAGIARVLKISERWLQSYVNHKYEDVTQQVEVEPKPKHRLTIQMDEFWSFVDNKGNRQWIWLAIDAETREIVGCYIGDRSGESAKKLWGSLPSVYRQCAVIYTDFYSSYPVVLPSKRHRAVGKETGKTNYIERFNCTLRQRVSRLVRKTLSFSKKLENHIGAIWNFIHHYNASLPARSSFPF